One segment of Nitrospirae bacterium CG2_30_53_67 DNA contains the following:
- a CDS encoding SLC13 family permease, with protein sequence MTTDMMLVMAVIAAAVFLFVVEWVRVDVVAIIVMVSLPLLGLVTGQEAFMGFSSNAVISIIAVIIIGAGLDGTGIMNKVAKPITRLAGNSEARLIALVSGTVALISSCMQNIGAVALFLPATQRVCKKLGIAPSRVLIPLGFLGIIGGCLTLVGSSPLILLNDLMATKNLKPFGLFDVTPVGAALVIAALAYFAFFGKLVLPSTSGKTAPSQTIDFGKIYSSANELIELKFPKECDCEKTLEQMAIRPNYLVTVVAVAKQGGKKKIMAPTWETIISPNDDIAVVGSRENVMRFAEDYSMTIKDKLEIFEDELSSSSSGMVETIVPPMSKLEGKSMKEVHFRAKYQVNPIAVKRQDKVYYGGISNIILRQGDVLLLQGIFEKFAILKETKDLAFLTPIETEVMKTQKSGMALLCFAVALLLVLSGKVKLSLALMTGALGMILTGVINIDEAYRAVDWRTVFLLAGLIPLGVATEKSGTAAYIANHILKMIGDVSPIVLLTVIGLLTSAFTLVVSNVGATVLLVPLAINMALGAGADPRMAALTVAVAASNAFVLPTHQVNAYIMGPGGYRTMDYIKAGSIMTFLYLAVMIGAIYIFYGISA encoded by the coding sequence GCCGTGATCATCATCGGGGCGGGACTGGACGGGACAGGGATCATGAATAAGGTGGCCAAACCCATCACGCGCCTTGCCGGGAACAGCGAGGCCAGGCTGATTGCCCTGGTGTCCGGCACCGTGGCCCTGATCTCTTCCTGCATGCAGAATATCGGCGCCGTGGCCCTCTTCCTTCCCGCAACGCAGCGGGTCTGCAAAAAGCTCGGCATCGCTCCCTCAAGGGTCTTGATCCCCCTCGGGTTTCTCGGCATTATCGGCGGGTGCCTGACCCTGGTAGGTTCCAGTCCGCTGATCCTCCTGAACGACCTCATGGCCACAAAAAATCTGAAACCTTTCGGGCTTTTCGATGTGACTCCCGTCGGCGCCGCCCTGGTGATCGCCGCCCTCGCCTATTTCGCCTTCTTCGGAAAATTGGTCTTGCCGAGCACGAGCGGTAAAACCGCGCCCTCACAGACCATTGATTTCGGCAAGATCTACTCTTCCGCAAATGAGCTGATCGAGCTCAAATTCCCAAAGGAGTGTGACTGCGAAAAAACCCTGGAACAGATGGCCATCCGTCCCAACTATCTCGTCACCGTGGTTGCGGTTGCCAAACAGGGGGGAAAGAAAAAGATCATGGCCCCCACCTGGGAGACGATCATCAGCCCGAATGACGACATCGCTGTGGTCGGGTCCAGAGAAAACGTCATGCGATTTGCCGAGGATTACAGCATGACGATCAAAGACAAACTCGAGATCTTCGAAGATGAGCTCTCATCGAGCAGTTCGGGGATGGTCGAGACCATTGTCCCCCCGATGTCCAAGCTCGAGGGAAAGTCCATGAAGGAGGTCCATTTCAGAGCGAAATACCAGGTCAACCCGATCGCCGTCAAAAGGCAGGACAAGGTCTATTACGGAGGCATCTCCAACATCATCCTTCGGCAGGGGGACGTCCTGCTCCTTCAGGGGATCTTCGAGAAGTTTGCCATTCTCAAGGAAACCAAAGACCTGGCCTTTCTCACACCCATCGAGACTGAAGTGATGAAAACACAAAAGTCCGGAATGGCCCTTTTATGCTTTGCCGTCGCCCTTCTCCTCGTCTTATCCGGAAAGGTCAAGCTCTCCCTCGCCCTGATGACCGGCGCTCTCGGGATGATCTTAACGGGAGTGATCAACATTGATGAGGCCTATCGTGCCGTAGACTGGAGAACGGTTTTCCTGCTGGCAGGACTGATCCCATTGGGTGTGGCCACGGAAAAGAGCGGAACCGCCGCCTATATCGCAAATCATATCCTAAAAATGATCGGAGACGTCTCTCCGATCGTCCTTCTGACGGTCATCGGACTGCTCACCTCAGCGTTTACCCTTGTCGTCTCCAACGTGGGCGCTACGGTCCTCCTCGTCCCTCTGGCCATCAACATGGCCTTGGGCGCCGGAGCGGACCCGAGGATGGCGGCCTTGACCGTGGCCGTGGCCGCATCCAACGCTTTTGTCCTTCCCACGCATCAGGTCAACGCCTATATCATGGGGCCGGGCGGGTACAGGACCATGGATTACATCAAGGCGGGATCAATTATGACCTTCTTATATCTTGCAGTGATGATCGGCGCCATCTATATCTTCTACGGCATATCCGCTTAA
- a CDS encoding two-component system response regulator, producing the protein MSEEIKANVLLVDDEEKFIEVLSQRLEGRGLKVDISTSGENALKRVKDKDFDAIVLDLAMPGLDGIETIRRMRKMNPDLQIIMLTGHATVEKGVAAIKEGAADLLEKPVDLNKLLLKIEEAKHKKILIVEKEHEEKIKEILKTKSW; encoded by the coding sequence ATGTCCGAGGAAATAAAAGCCAATGTTCTATTAGTGGACGATGAAGAGAAGTTTATAGAGGTCCTTTCTCAAAGACTTGAGGGACGGGGACTGAAAGTGGATATCTCGACCAGCGGTGAAAATGCCCTGAAGCGGGTGAAAGATAAAGACTTTGACGCGATTGTTCTGGATCTGGCCATGCCGGGACTCGACGGCATTGAGACCATCCGGCGCATGAGGAAGATGAATCCGGATCTTCAAATCATCATGCTCACAGGACATGCCACGGTGGAGAAGGGCGTCGCCGCCATCAAGGAAGGGGCCGCAGATCTTTTAGAGAAACCTGTGGATCTCAACAAGCTCCTCTTGAAGATCGAAGAAGCCAAACACAAAAAGATCCTCATCGTTGAAAAAGAACATGAGGAAAAAATTAAGGAAATATTAAAGACCAAAAGCTGGTAA
- a CDS encoding response regulator: protein MKDIKVLLVDDEEAFVNTLAQRLKMRDLKVETVYNGEEALSYVKEKEPDVMVLDLKMPGLHGMDVLRKIRKAYPNIQVIVLTGHGTEKDEIEAKRLGGFDFLKKPADIETLVSKIRVAYKEKLERAMTAVAFAESGEFDTAREIMNEEEND, encoded by the coding sequence ATGAAAGATATTAAGGTATTGCTGGTGGACGACGAAGAGGCCTTCGTCAACACACTGGCTCAGCGGTTAAAGATGCGGGATCTGAAAGTGGAAACCGTGTATAACGGCGAAGAGGCCCTTTCTTATGTCAAGGAAAAGGAACCGGATGTCATGGTATTAGACCTGAAAATGCCGGGCCTACATGGCATGGATGTTCTGCGGAAGATCAGAAAGGCCTATCCAAACATCCAGGTGATTGTCTTGACCGGCCATGGTACGGAAAAAGATGAGATCGAGGCCAAAAGACTCGGCGGTTTCGACTTTCTCAAGAAACCGGCGGACATTGAGACCCTGGTCAGTAAAATCAGGGTGGCCTATAAGGAAAAACTGGAAAGGGCCATGACCGCCGTTGCTTTTGCCGAAAGCGGTGAGTTTGACACAGCACGGGAAATCATGAATGAAGAGGAAAACGATTAA